A genomic stretch from Glaciecola nitratireducens FR1064 includes:
- the rpoD gene encoding RNA polymerase sigma factor RpoD, with product MVQSKQSQIKLLIAKGKEQGYLTFAEVNDHLPQDIVDSDQIEDIIRMINDMGIKVSESAPDADELLMQDSSADEDVAEAAAQALATVESEIGRTTDPVRMYMREMGTVELLTREGEIEIAKRIEDGINQVQCSVAEYPEAITYLLDQWDLFEAEEIRISDIIIGFVDPNEQDVAPTATHIGSELSQEELDDEDDDADDEDEEEEDTGVDPELAREKFTALRNQYNKVMSVIEVKGRSHKASRKEIHELSEVFKEFRLIPKQFDRMVKNMRGMMDRVRIQERLVMKYCVMNAKMPKKDFIKAFAGNETSIDWLYKALEGKAPYVEKLLEFKEEIERSVSKMNAVEAETGLIIPDIKDINRRMSIGEAKARRAKKEMVEANLRLVISIAKKYTNRGLQFLDLIQEGNIGLMKAVDKFEYRRGYKFSTYATWWIRQAITRSIADQARTIRIPVHMIETINKLNRISRQMLQEMGREPTPEELSERMLMPEDKIRKVLKIAKEPISMETPIGDDEDSHLGDFIEDSTIIQPLDSATGGSLKNATQEVLAGLTAREAKVLRMRFGIDMNTDHTLEEVGKQFDVTRERIRQIEAKALRKLRHPSRSEQLRSFLDE from the coding sequence ATTGTGCAGAGCAAGCAGTCCCAGATAAAACTCCTGATTGCCAAAGGTAAAGAACAAGGTTACTTGACCTTTGCCGAAGTAAACGATCACCTCCCTCAAGACATTGTAGATTCTGATCAGATAGAAGATATCATTCGCATGATCAACGACATGGGGATTAAAGTCTCGGAGTCTGCTCCAGACGCTGACGAGTTGCTTATGCAAGATTCGTCTGCGGATGAAGACGTAGCTGAAGCTGCCGCGCAAGCGCTAGCAACAGTTGAGAGTGAAATCGGTCGCACAACTGACCCCGTTCGTATGTATATGCGAGAAATGGGCACAGTTGAGCTATTAACACGTGAAGGCGAAATTGAAATCGCGAAACGCATTGAAGATGGTATTAACCAAGTTCAGTGCTCTGTTGCAGAATATCCAGAAGCAATTACCTATTTGCTTGATCAATGGGACTTGTTCGAAGCTGAAGAAATTCGAATTAGCGATATCATCATCGGCTTTGTCGACCCTAACGAACAAGACGTAGCTCCAACCGCAACGCATATTGGTTCAGAATTGTCACAAGAAGAACTTGATGATGAAGATGACGATGCTGACGATGAGGACGAAGAAGAGGAAGACACAGGCGTTGACCCTGAGTTAGCCAGAGAAAAATTCACCGCATTGCGTAATCAATACAATAAAGTAATGAGCGTAATTGAAGTGAAAGGACGCTCGCATAAAGCATCACGCAAAGAAATTCATGAGTTGAGTGAAGTATTCAAAGAGTTCCGTTTAATACCTAAGCAATTCGACCGCATGGTTAAGAATATGCGCGGAATGATGGATCGTGTTCGTATTCAAGAGCGCTTGGTCATGAAGTACTGCGTCATGAATGCAAAAATGCCGAAGAAAGATTTTATCAAGGCGTTTGCAGGTAATGAAACAAGTATAGATTGGTTGTACAAAGCACTTGAAGGCAAAGCACCTTACGTTGAAAAGCTTCTTGAGTTTAAAGAAGAAATTGAGCGTAGTGTTAGCAAAATGAATGCTGTTGAAGCTGAAACTGGCTTAATTATCCCTGATATTAAAGACATCAATCGCAGAATGTCGATTGGTGAAGCGAAAGCTCGCCGCGCCAAGAAAGAGATGGTTGAAGCAAACTTACGTTTGGTAATCTCAATAGCGAAGAAATACACGAACCGCGGTTTACAATTCTTGGATCTTATTCAAGAAGGTAACATCGGTTTGATGAAAGCCGTTGATAAATTTGAATACCGTCGTGGTTATAAGTTTTCAACGTATGCTACTTGGTGGATACGTCAGGCGATTACGCGCTCTATTGCTGACCAAGCAAGAACGATCCGTATTCCTGTGCACATGATTGAAACGATCAACAAGTTGAATCGTATTTCACGTCAAATGCTTCAAGAAATGGGTAGAGAGCCAACACCAGAAGAGTTGTCAGAACGCATGTTAATGCCAGAAGACAAAATCCGTAAAGTGCTTAAAATTGCCAAAGAGCCAATCTCCATGGAAACACCAATTGGTGATGATGAAGATTCGCACTTAGGGGATTTCATAGAGGACAGCACCATTATACAGCCTCTTGACTCTGCCACTGGCGGTAGCTTGAAAAACGCGACTCAAGAAGTGCTGGCTGGCCTAACAGCTCGCGAAGCGAAAGTACTGAGAATGCGATTTGGCATTGATATGAACACCGACCATACTTTGGAAGAAGTAGGCAAACAGTTCGACGTTACACGTGAACGTATCAGACAGATCGAAGCGAAGGCATTGCGTAAACTCCGTCACCCTAGCCGCTCTGAGCAACTGAGAAGCTTCTTAGACGAATAA
- the dnaG gene encoding DNA primase, whose protein sequence is MAGRIPRDFIDDLIARSDIVDIIDARVKLKKAGKNHQACCPFHNEKSPSFSVSQEKQFYYCFGCGAKGNVISFLMEFDRLEFPEAVEELAKTYGVDVPREKGGAPAPTPQQKSQREQDYQLMESVTRYFQHQLKHHAQAPEVIEYLKGRGLSGDVVKAWDMGFAPPEWDSVLKTFGTDEHKQSRLLELKLISENDNKRRFDFFRNRVMFPIRDKRGRVVGFGGRVMQDDGPKYLNSPETPIFHKGFELFGLYQARQNNRKLDRLLVVEGYMDVVALSQFEIDYAVAALGTATTPDHIQAMFKSTPEIVCCYDGDRAGREAAWRALENALPFLKDGVGMKFLFLPDGEDPDTMVRKIGKEAFENLLSKAVPLSKFFFDNLLQRHSIASNEGKAALKAEAVPLIEKIQGDNQRDLLMFDLSKLFGEEAKETLARDMKDANSRKAPRKMDYQLPQKIKQSPLRMMLRLLMDSPSLASDCPNVKLAPLKNTAISGIPLLIDLHSYCYANPKASTGMVLEAFREHPNSRHLAQLLESDVVSSDTNVKPLYVDCFKNLIKWHFRARLDELEAKTKFSELTEQEQQELNLLMRKLH, encoded by the coding sequence ATGGCTGGCCGCATTCCTCGCGACTTTATTGACGATCTTATTGCTCGAAGTGATATTGTCGATATTATTGATGCCCGAGTAAAACTGAAAAAAGCAGGTAAAAATCATCAGGCCTGCTGCCCTTTTCACAACGAGAAAAGCCCTTCGTTTTCTGTCAGCCAAGAAAAACAATTTTACTATTGCTTTGGCTGTGGCGCGAAGGGGAACGTCATTAGTTTCTTGATGGAATTTGACCGCTTAGAGTTTCCAGAAGCAGTCGAAGAACTCGCAAAAACCTATGGGGTTGATGTTCCACGAGAAAAAGGCGGTGCACCTGCACCTACTCCCCAGCAAAAAAGCCAGCGCGAACAAGATTATCAATTGATGGAATCGGTAACTCGATATTTTCAGCATCAATTAAAACATCATGCTCAGGCACCTGAAGTGATTGAATACTTAAAAGGACGGGGCCTCAGCGGTGACGTTGTTAAAGCTTGGGATATGGGATTTGCTCCTCCTGAATGGGATTCGGTATTAAAAACATTCGGTACTGACGAACACAAGCAGTCTAGGCTACTTGAATTAAAGCTAATTTCAGAAAACGATAACAAGAGACGCTTCGATTTTTTCCGAAATCGCGTGATGTTTCCTATTAGAGATAAACGAGGCCGTGTTGTCGGATTTGGCGGCCGCGTAATGCAGGACGATGGACCTAAATACCTTAACAGCCCCGAAACACCCATTTTCCACAAAGGCTTTGAACTATTTGGTCTATATCAAGCGCGTCAAAACAATCGAAAACTTGACCGCTTGTTAGTTGTAGAAGGCTACATGGATGTGGTGGCACTATCTCAATTCGAGATTGATTATGCGGTTGCCGCGCTTGGCACAGCAACCACGCCTGACCATATTCAAGCAATGTTCAAGTCGACACCAGAAATTGTGTGTTGCTACGATGGTGATAGAGCCGGCCGCGAAGCAGCATGGCGTGCGCTTGAAAATGCTTTACCATTCCTAAAAGACGGCGTTGGCATGAAGTTCCTATTCCTGCCCGATGGCGAAGATCCTGACACAATGGTTCGCAAAATAGGAAAAGAAGCTTTCGAAAACTTACTAAGCAAAGCGGTTCCTTTGTCAAAATTCTTTTTTGATAACCTATTACAGCGCCATTCGATTGCGTCAAATGAAGGCAAAGCCGCGCTTAAAGCAGAAGCAGTGCCTTTGATCGAGAAAATTCAAGGTGATAACCAACGAGACCTTTTGATGTTCGACCTAAGCAAATTGTTCGGTGAGGAAGCAAAAGAAACGCTCGCTCGTGATATGAAAGATGCTAACAGTCGTAAAGCGCCTCGAAAAATGGACTATCAGCTACCACAAAAAATCAAACAATCACCACTGCGCATGATGCTTAGGCTGTTAATGGATTCGCCAAGCCTTGCATCAGATTGCCCAAATGTAAAGTTGGCACCTTTAAAGAATACAGCGATTTCAGGTATTCCCTTGTTGATCGACTTGCATTCGTATTGTTACGCGAACCCGAAGGCGAGTACCGGGATGGTTTTGGAGGCTTTTCGAGAACACCCGAACAGTCGACACCTTGCCCAGTTGCTAGAGAGCGACGTTGTATCGTCGGACACCAACGTAAAGCCCCTATATGTCGATTGCTTTAAAAATCTAATTAAATGGCACTTTAGGGCGCGCTTAGATGAATTGGAAGCAAAAACAAAGTTTTCAGAGTTAACGGAACAAGAACAACAAGAATTGAATTTATTAATGCGCAAACTGCATTAG